In a single window of the Pleurodeles waltl isolate 20211129_DDA chromosome 4_2, aPleWal1.hap1.20221129, whole genome shotgun sequence genome:
- the LOC138293992 gene encoding olfactory receptor 5J3-like → MKNNTAENDFILLGISDLPELQFPLFWVLLLIYMATMFGNLIIITLIWVDVQLHIPMYFFLIHLSVMDICSSSVSVPKMLINLLLSRKTISFSGCIAQFSFFIFLACSECLLLGVMAYDRHVAICHPLRYAAIMTGRLCGQLVTGSWAGGFIYSLMHTIATCRLSFCGPRIIHHFFCDVPQIFKLSCTNPFINVVLVFISGGIMGLGSFIITIISYFYIIAAILRINSRTGRSKTFSTCTSHLTVVTFYYGTMFITYFRPVSSYAMSEGRLLSLIYTVITPLVNPMIYALRNKEIKAAMKRALGS, encoded by the coding sequence ATGAAGAATAATACGGCTGAGAATGACTTCATCCTTTTGGGAATATCAGACCTGCCTGAACTTCAGTTTCCCCTTTTCTGGGTATTGCTTCTTATCTACATGGCCACCATGTTTGGAAACCTCATTATTATTACACTTATCTGGGTAGATGTACAGCTGCACATTCCCATGTATTTCTTCCTTATTCATCTCTCGGTAATGGACATATGCAGCTCATCAGTCAGTGTCCCTAAGATGCTCATTAACCTCTTATTGAGCAGGAAGACCATATCCTTTTCGGGCTGCATTgcccaattctccttcttcatttTTTTGGCCTGCTCAGAATGTCTTCTTCTGGGCGTTATGGCTTATGACCGCCATGTTGCCATCTGCCACCCTTTGAGGTATGCAGCCATCATGACTGGACGGCtgtgtggtcagctggtcactggTTCCTGGGCAGGTGGTTTCATCTATTCTTTAATGCACACAATTGCCACATGCCGATTATCATTTTGTGGCCCAAGAATAATTCATCATTTTTTCTGTGATGTTCCCCAAATCTTCAAACTGTCTTGTACTAACCCCTTCATTAATGTTGTGCTTGTTTTTATCTCTGGTGGAATCATGGGGCTAGGATCTTTTATTATAACTATTATTTCTTATTTCTATATAATTGCTGCAATATTGAGAATTAATTCCAGGACAGGTAGATCCAAGACATTTTCCACCTGCACATCCCACCTTACAGTGGTCACTTTCTATTATGGAACCATGTTCATTACCTACTTCCGCCCTGTGTCCAGTTACGCCATGTCAGAAGGCCGGCTACTGTCTTTAATCTACACAGTCATCACCCCTCTTGTGAACCCCATGATATATGCACTAAGGAACAAAGAAATAAAGGCAGCTATGAAAAGAGCTCTAGGCAGTtga